In a single window of the Dasypus novemcinctus isolate mDasNov1 chromosome Y, mDasNov1.1.hap2, whole genome shotgun sequence genome:
- the LOC139438235 gene encoding ribosome-binding protein 1-like, with translation MGGEDQGEEDQGEEDQGKEDKGDEDQGGEDKSDEDQGGENKGDEDKGDEDKGGEDKVMRTKGEEDKGREDKGEEDKVGEDKGGEDKGGEDKGDENQGEEGKRGEDQGDEDQGGEDQGGEDQGGEDKSWRGKDEEDKGEENKGDEDKGEENKGEEDKGGEDQGGENKGDEDKGGEDKGNEDQGEEGKGGEDQGDEDKGGEDQGGEDKDEEDKVGEDKGEEDQGGEDKGGEDKGDEDQSREDQGGEDQGGEDKGEEDQGGEDTGDEDKGREDQGGGHR, from the exons ATGGGTGGAGAGGACCAGGGTGAGGAGGACCAAGGTGAGGAGGACCAGGGTAAAGAGGACAAGGGTGATGAGGACCAGGGTGGAGAAGATAAGAGTGATGAGGACCAGGGAGGAGAGAACAAGGGTGATGAGGACAAGGGTGATGAGGACAAGGGTGGAGAAGATAAGGTGATGAGGACCAAG GGTGAGGAGGACAAGGGTAGAGAAGATAAGGGTGAGGAGGACAAGGTTGGAGAGGACAAAGGTGGAGAGGACAAGGGTGGAGAAGATAAGGGTGATGAGAACCAGGGTGAAGAGGGCAAGCGTGGAGAGGACCAGGGTGATGAGGACCAAGGTGGAGAGGATCAGGGTGGAGAGGATCAGGGTGGAGAggacaagagttggagaggaaaGGATGAagaggacaagggtgaggagaACAAGGGTGAtgaggacaagggtgaggagaACAAGGGTGAAGAGGACAAGGGTGGAGAGGACCAGGGTGGAGAGAACAAGGGTGATGAGGACAAGGGTGGAGAAGATAAAGGTAATGAGGACCAGGGTGAAGAGGGCAAGGGTGGAGAGGACCAGGGTGATGAGGACAAAGGTGGAGAGGATCAGGGTGGAGAGGACAAGGATGAGGAGGACAAGGTTGGAGAGGACAAGGGTGAAGAAGACCAGGGTGGAGAAGACAAGGGTGGAGAAGATAAGGGTGATGAGGACCAGAGCCGAGAGGACCAGGGTGGAGAGGACCAGGGTGGAGAGGACAAGGGTGAAGAAGACCAGGGTGGAGAAGATACAGGTGATGAGGACAAGGGTCGAGAGGACCAGGGTGGAGGACATCgctga